A window of the Eleutherodactylus coqui strain aEleCoq1 chromosome 8, aEleCoq1.hap1, whole genome shotgun sequence genome harbors these coding sequences:
- the LOC136577615 gene encoding splicing regulatory glutamine/lysine-rich protein 1-like, translating to MWTTEPSSFGFGSAYASVTSAEEFRLVTKCMQLLPSPAFKKERLMPTNPEAQKQYRPTIKEVIRPRPTKAELALRARAAIARMLCEGLEDEDEEEEKKKDEEEEMKEEGREEEKEEDIEDEEEREEEDLEDEEEEDQESSSDVPSDPLRGIQDRSLRRSRIRQHSIHHGSPRMWGKKNIMWTILRRTLHL from the exons ATGTGGACTACAGAGCCCAGCAGCTTCGGATTTGGGTCAG CTTATGCCAGCGTCACGTCGGCGGAGGAGTTCCGACTGGTGACGAAATGTATGCAACTCCTCCCGTCCCCTGCCTTCAAGAAGGAG CGCCTCATGCCAACAAACCCTGAAGCCCAGAAACAATATCGGCCAACTATTAAAGAAGTCATCAGACCAAGACCAACAAAGGCAGAGTTGGCACTCCGAGCAAGAGCAGCCATCGCTCGCATGCTGTGTGAAGGGCTGGAGGATGAAGACgaggaagaagagaagaaaaaagatgaggaagaagagatgaaggaggaaggaagagaggaagaaaaagaggaggacatagaggatgaggaggaaagagaggaagaagatcttgaggatgaggaagaagaggacCAGGAATCCAGCAGTGATGTTCCATCTGACCCACTGAGAGGGATTCAGGACCGGTCACTGAGAAGAAGCAGGATCAGGCAGCACTCCATCCACCATGGCAGCCCCCGCATGTGGGGCAAGAAAAACATCATGTGGACGATCCTGCGACGCACCCTCCACCTCTGA